One Solanum pennellii chromosome 9, SPENNV200 DNA segment encodes these proteins:
- the LOC107029596 gene encoding uncharacterized protein LOC107029596 has protein sequence MYDAGLPFNCVNHKSFDKFIEAVGQHGPGMKPPTFHEVRVTHLKKEVDKVEKIVEEHKVQWTKFGCSIMMDKWTARNGKMIINILVNSPIGSVFLGSVDASNESTDSTKMYKLFESTIERIGPENVVQIVTDNASENVKAGSMMMGAYPHIYWTPCAAHCINLIFGDIFKVKPYASVFKKAIRIHSYISQRPLLLNLMRKFTKERNLVKPAKTRFATAFLTLRAMYIQRKNLKTLVLSTEWNSSKFAKETSGKEVANLLISIHFWNDVVRALTVCSPLTKVLRLVDGEKKPPMGYIYEAMDRAKEAIAHGFRGVQKHYEKVFQIIDARWSEQLHRPLHAAGHVLNPGLYYKAEEEGTLLQSLWTEYYACVEKLVRDTTIQDALIAELPKYKMADGLFGCGPAKRARDTRSPVEWWSLFGSETPNLQKFAMKVLSLTCSSSGCERNWSVFEHIHSKKRNRLTLSRLNDLVYIKYNRTLKRRYDARDLIDPIRLDNIDDSNEWLVGCPEDQDDELVYEDDDLTWGSVATAIGADESIYHLRGLSSRSTVLDKGKGVESTSLSSSSSRTRTLIDEEYEEEEDEEQYNDVEDFDLQELDNFEEE, from the exons ATGTATGATGCCGGGCTCCCTTTTAATTGCGTCAATCACAAATCATTCGATAAATTTATTGAGGCGGTTGGACAACATGGCCCCGGAATGAAGCCTCCTACATTCCATGAAGTTAGAGTCACTCACCTTAAAAAAGAGGTGgataaagtagaaaaaattgTTGAGGAGCATAAAGTGCAATGGACAAAGTTTGGTTGTTCCATTATGATGGACAAATGGACGGCACGAAATGGCaaaatgatcatcaatattttggtgaattcTCCAATCGGTAGTGTATTTCTTGGTTCGGTTGATGCTAGCAATGAATCTACCgattccaccaaaatgtacaaGTTATTTGAAAGCACTATCGAAAGAATTGGACCGGAAAATGTGGTACAAATTGTCACCGATAATGCTAGTGAGAATGTCAAAGCGGGAAGTATGATGATGGGTGCGTATCCACACATTTATTGGACTCCATGTGCCGCTCATTGCATCAACTTGATATTTGGTGACATATTCAAGGTTAAGCCATATGCTTCCG TTTTTAAGAAGGCCATCAGAATCCATTCTTACATTAGTCAAAGGCCATTGTTGTTAAACTTGATGAGAAAATTCACCAAAGAAAGAAATTTGGTGAAACCGGCCAAGACAAGATTTGCAACGGCATTCTTAACTTTGAGAGCTATgtacattcaaagaaaaaacttgaaaactttagtcCTCTCAACCGAATGGAATTCAAGCAAATTTGCAAAGGAAACTTCGGGGAAAGAAGTTGCCAATCTTCTTATTTCTATCCACTTTTGGAATGATGTTGTTCGGGCACTTACAGTTTGTAGCCCTTTGACAAAAGTGCTTCGTTTGGTGGATGGGGAGAAAAAACCACCAATGGGTTATATTTATGAGGCAATGGATAGAGCCAAAGAAGCTATTGCACATGGTTTTCGTGGAGTTCAGAAGCATTATGAGAAAGTGTTTCAAATTATTGATGCAAGGTGGTCAGAACAACTCCATCGGCCTTTGCATGCTGCAGGCCATGTTTTGAACCCAGGATTATATTATAAAGCTGAAGAAGAGGGAACTTTATTACAGAGTTTGTGGACCGAGTATTATGCATGTGTTGAGAAGTTGGTCCGTGATACAACAATACAAGATGCACTAATCGCTGAGCTTCCTAAGTACAAAATGGCGGATGGACTATTTGGTTGTGGTCCGGCTAAAAGAGCTAGAGACACAAGGTCACCGG ttgaATGGTGGTCACTATTTGGTAGTGAAACACCAAACTTGCAAAAGTTTGCCATGAAAGTGTTAAGCCTAACTTGTAGCTCATCTGGATGTGAGCGAAATTGGAGTGTGTTTGAACAC ATTCATTCCAAAAAGAGGAATAGGCTTACACTATCGCGTCTCAATGATCTAGTGTACATTAAGTACAATAGAACATTGAAACGCCGTTATGATGCTCGTGATCTTATTGATCCAATTCGCTTGGATAACATAGATGATTCCAACGAATGGTTAGTTGGATGCCCCGAAGATCAAGATGATGAACTAGTATATGAGGATGATGATCTTACTTGGGGTAGTGTTGCTACGGCAATTGGAGCGGACGAGAGTATCTATCATCTTAGGGGACTTTCTTCAAGATCAACAGTACTTGACAAGGGCAAAGGAGTAGAAAGTACATCTTTAAGTTCATCTTCAAGTAGGACTCGGacactaattgatgaagaatacgaggaggaagaagatgaagagcaATATAATGATGTAGAAGATTTTGATCTTCAAGAGTTGgataattttgaagaagaatag